The Nocardia sp. NBC_01503 sequence TTCATGTGTGGTTGGCTGTACCTTCATCGGATACAGGTCGCCGATATGGCTCAACCCAAGCAAGGAGTCTCATGGCCGAGGAAGTGCTCGCGGAGATGGTGTCCACCGTCTACCAGATCGTCGCCAGCGTGGGCGATCAGGTGAAGGAGGGCGACACCCTGGTGATCCTCGAGTCGATGAAGATGGAGATCCCGGTGGTGGCCGAGGCCGACGGCACCGTGGCGTCCATCAACGTCAAGCCCGGCGATGTGATTCAGAAGGACGACCTGATCGCCGTCATCGCCTGATTCCCCCCTAGCATGGGCAACAAGTCCCCCACCGCCCCATCCACCGCTCCCACCGTCCTCATCGCCCCACCTCGAAGTTCGCGGCCCGTCTCGCTTCTGGACTGCGGCTCCATAGACCTGCGCCTTGGAGCGGAGGAGCGCAGCGGAGGAGCGGAGGGAGGGAAGAAGTGAGACTTCGGGGGCCGCGAACCGCCCGGAGCGAAGCGGAGGGCAGAAAATATTGTCGACACTGAGCGATCTACTGGCTGAGCACACCGATCTACCGGGTGCGGCCGTCGATCATCTGCAGCGGGTGGTGGGGGACTGGCAGCTGCTGGCGGACCTGTCCTTCGCGGACCTGCACCTGTGGGTGGGTACCGGTCCGATCACCGATGGCGCGGATGTGGTGTGTGTCGCGCAGTGCCGCCCCACCACCGCGCCCACGGTGCATCCGGAGGATCTGGTCGGTTCGCTGGCCAATAAGGATGCCTTCCCGCAGATCTTCGAGGCGTTGCTCACCAGCGATATCGTGCGCGTGGACACCGATGCCGAGGTGGCGGGCGTCTACCATCCGCATCCGGTGCACGCGATTCGCGAGGCCATTCCGGTCCGCGTCGGCGACGATGTGATCGCCATTCTCGGTCGCGATACCGATGTGCAGCGCCGGAAGATGCGCTCCAGTTTGGAGATCGCGTACATGGCCTGCGCCGATGATCTCTGCCAGATGGTCGCCGACGGCACCTTCCCGGCGCTGGAGGATCGCACCGGCGCGCACTCCAGTCCGCGCGCGGGTGACGGTTTCATTCGCCTCGATACCGACGGAATCGTGGTGTACGCCAGCCCGAATGCGCTCTCCGCCTACCATCGGATGGGTTTGCAGAACGATCTGGTCGGTCAGGATCTGGCTTTGACCACCCGGTCACTCATCACCGATCCTTTTGACGCGCAAGAGGTTGTCGGCGATATCCAAGCCGCGCTGGCCGGAAAGGCCGGGCGCAGAATGGAAGTCGAGGCGCGCGGCGCGACCGTACTGCTGCGCACGCTGGTGCTGCGCCCCAATGGTGAACTCGCCGGTGCGGCCGTACTGGTGCGCGATGTGACCGAGGTGAAGCGCCGCGATCGCGCGCTGCTGTCCAAGGACGCGACCATTCGCGAGATCCATCATCGGGTCAAGAACAACCTGCAAACGGTTGCTGCGCTGTTGCGGTTGCAGGCCCGTCGTACCGAGAACGAAGAGGCCAGATTGGCGCTCACCGAATCGGTTCGCCGCGTGACTTCTATTGCGTCGGTGCATGAAATGCTTTCGATGTCCGTGGACGAGGAGGTCGATCTCGATGAGGTCGTGGATCGCCTCTTGCCGATAATGGCCGATGTCGCTACGGTGCACACCGCTCGCATAAAGGTCCGCCGCGCAGGCTCTTTGGGCGTTTTCTCCGCCGAACGTGCGACCCCCCTTGTCATGGTTCTCACCGAATTGGTCCAGAACGCAATCGAACACGCCTTCGACGCCGGTGAGAACGGAACGGTCACCATCCGCTCCGAGCGCTCCGCCCGCTGGCTCGACGTGATCATCAGCGATGACGGCCGCGGCCTCCCCGACGGCTTCAGCCTCGAAGCCTCCGACCGCCTCGGCCTACAAATCGTCCGCACCCTGGTCACCGCCGAATTGGGCGGCTCCATCGGCCTGCACCCCGGCGCCGACATCGGTACGGACGCCGTTCTCCGTGTACCGCTCGGCCGCCGTTCAGCCCGCTGAAACCGCACGCCCGCACCATTTCTATGAGGGTCTCGCCATTCGCGGTGGGGCCCTCATGTCATTTCTGGCAATAGCGATTCCCGCTCTGTGGGCATTGTTCTTGATCGAGGAGGCGACGACTGATCTCGTACGTTCGGGGTAACTCGCCGGGTACGTCCAAAATCGGTCCCCCACCCAACCGGCGCTACGCGTGCATTCGGTCAACGGCACTCAGCGTGCGCCAAAGTCGCCGGGAGGCGGGGGAGCCCTTTACACACTGAAGCCCGGCACCATACGGTGCCGGGCTGAATTGCGCTACGGCCTGTAAAGCCTGCGGCCTTAGCGCTTAAGTCGTCTACGTGCTGTTAGACGACGGTGCGGGTACGCGTGCGAGCGTTGCGACGCTTCAGCGCACGACGTTCGTCTTCGCTCATACCACCCCACACGCCCGCATCCTGACCGGACTTCAGGGCCCAGGACAGGCAATCGGCGGTGACAGGGCAGCGAGCGCAGACCAGCTTGGCATCGGCAATCTGCGCGAGCGCAGGACCACTGTTACCCACCGGGAAGAACAGCTCGGGGTCCTCGTCGCGACAGATGGCCTTGTGGCGCCAGTCCATTCCTCTGCTCCTTTGCTAGGGCGAGCGCATGGCTCTGCCCCTCGGGTTTGTGGTCCGTTCACTTGTGCGACTCGAATGTTTCCGCACGGTTGCTTGTGAATGCTTTCACGAACACCGTAGATGTCAATAGATACCTAGTGCACCGTGGGGAAGCTCACGCTGTAAGGCCCCTACTTGGCGGGCCTGCCGAACCATTTCTACTCGGTCGAGCGGGTTTTCGCAGCGCAACCGCAAGGTTTCTCAGTTGTGTCGAGCCGGTTAGGGCTTCGGCGCGACCACATCGAGGATATCCGGTGCGGCTGTGAAATTCACCATGTTGCGCCGACCAATGAAGTCACCATCGATTTGCAGTCCGATGGGCTCGGTGGCCTCGACGCGGACGGAGGGGACGTCGTCTTCGCGAAACAATTTGTGTCCCTTGGGATTTCCATCGTTCGCCAGCAACTGACGGGCAATCAGGAGGGTGGGCACGATGCCCATGGTTCGCATGGCAAACACCCCGAGACCGGATTCGAAGGTGGTGCCGGGGTTGGTCCGGACGGGCGTGTTGTCGAGATACGTCCACGGACTGGTGTTGGTCACGAATGCGTAATGGACATCCGTGACCGGTTCGTGACCCGGAATCTCCAAGCGCACCTGGGGAAGACTGCGAGCGGCCTTGAAGAACTGTTTGACCGTGGTGCGCAGATACCGTGCGGGAGTAGCGGCTTTGCCGTTCGCGCGCTTGGCGTCGATGGCCTCGCACACATCGGCGTCCAGACCCACGCCCGCGCTGAAGCAGAACCAGCGATCGTCGGCCAGGCCGAGTCCGATGCGCCGATCCGCCTCCGCGGTCAGCAGATCGATCAACTGATTGGTGGCGGTCACCGGATCCTGTTCGATACCGAGCGAGCGCGCGAACACATTGGCCGAACCACCGGGAATCACGCCGAGTCGCGGCAGCCATTCGCGCTGCGGTTCATGCGGTAGCGGTAGAAAACCGTTGACGGTCTCGTTCACGGTGCCGTCGCCGCCGTGCACCACGATCAGATCCATCCGGGTATCCGCGGCCCAGCGCGCGAGCTCGGCGGCGTGGCCACGACGTTCGGTGTGCACGACGGTCAGCTGGGTGCGGCTCTCCAATGCGTGTGCGAGCAGATCGCGCGTGGCCGGGGTGGTGGAGGTGGCATTGGGATTCACGATCAGCAGCGTCCGCACACATGCAGCCTAGAGCCATCGGATGATCCAGAGACACACACCAGTTCGTTCGCGGCCCGGCTCGCTTCTGGAGCGACGGAGAGAAGGAGCGCAGCGACTGAACGGAGGAGTGAAGAAGCGAGCCTGCGGGGGCCGCGAACCGCGCCGCGACGAAGGAGCGGCGCAAGATGGTCACAGTAGGCTGGGCGGGTGGCTGAGCAGAAACCCGGCGAGAAGAACGCGGCGAATACCGGCGAGGCGGCGCCGAATACGGTGCGCGGGGCGGGTGCGCTGGTGACGCTCGAGGGCGCGCTGGGCATGGTCGCCGTGGTGGTTCTGCTGGTGATGGGCCTGAACGGGTCCGCGCAGAGCGCCAAGAACAGTTATCTCACCGCGGGTTACGGGGTGATCGTCGGCGGTGCGGTGCTGGCGGCGGGTATCGGGCTGCTGCGCGGGCGGCGTTGGGGCCGGGCCATCGCGGTGATCACGCAGCTGCTGTTGCTCGGCGTGGCCTGGTACATGATCACCTCGGACCGCTGGGATCTGGCGGTGCCGTTCGGTGCGGTGTCGCTGGGAACCCTGGTGTTGCTGTTCGCCCCGGCCTCCAATCGCTGGATGGCGGCCGGGTACGACATCGCGCCGGAGTAGGCGTCCTCAGCCGGGCGTAATTCCCGGCTGAATGCCTCGTAGAGCGCTTTTGGACGCTTGACCTATCCAGGGGAAACCGGATCGGGTCAGTCGTCCGCGTGCGCGGCCAATCGGGCGAGTGCGCCACCCGCCAGGCGGTAGCCGGTCCACTCGTCCTGCGCCACCGCGCCGATCGAGCGGTAGAAGTTGATGGACGGCTCATTCCAATCCAGCACCGACCAGTCGACCCGGGAGTACCCCTGTTCGACCGCCTCGCGCGCCAGCGCCGCGAGCAGATCGCGGCCGAAGCCGAGCCCGCGGGTCTCCGGCTTGACGTACAGGTCCTCCAGATAGATCCCGTGCACACCGGTCCAGGTGCTGTAGTTCAGGAACCAGATGGCGCAGCCGACCACACCCGAATCGCCGGGGCCCTCGGCCACATGCGCGAAGACCGCCGGGTTCGGGCCGAACAGCGCGGTCTCCAACTGCTCTTCGGTGAGCGTGCACTCGCTGCGCAGCTTCTCGTATTCGGCGAGGTCGTAGACCAGGCCCACCAGGGCCGGGATATCGGCGGGCGTGGCGCGGCGAATCATCGATCAGTCCCTTCGAGCTGCGGAACCAGGTTGTGCGCGAGCACGGTTCGAGCCTGGTAGTCGTACCCCAGCACGGTAACGGCGGCGGTGGACAGGAAGAATCGCCGCCCCTCGACCACGTCGAACTCGGCCCAGCGCGCGATCAGCACCCGGGAGAAGTGACCGTGCCCGACCAGCACCACATCGCGGGTGGCGAGTTCGGGAATGACCGTTGCCAGCACATGATCGGCGCGTTTGCGGACCTGCCCGGCGGTCTCGCCCTCGGGGGTGACACCGGTCCAGACAGTCCAGTCGGGGGACATGCGCTGGATTTCCAGGGTGGTGAGCCCCTCGTATTCGCCGTAATCCCATTCGACCAGATCGTCGTCGATATGGACGTCGGTCAAACCGGCCAATTCGGCGGTGCGCAGGGCGCGGCGGCGGGGACTGCTGAATACCAGTGGATCGCGCAGGCCGAGCCCTGCCAGCAATTTCCCGGCGGCGAGGGCCTGCTCCTCCCCGTTGGGGGTCAGTGGAATATCGGTGCGCCCGGTATGGCGGCGCGCGGCCGACCACTCCGTCTCACCGTGTCGTAGCAATATCAGCCGTTTTTCGGGTGCGGACACGTACTCGATCATGCCCGACAATCCGCTCGACCCGGGCGGCGGCGCACGGAAATCGACCCGGTGGAAAAGCTGGACCGCCGGAACGATCGCGCGTGAAAGCGGTCGTGGCCGTATGGGATGGCGCGGTTATCCCGTACCGAGGGCGTAGAGCTTGCCGCCGCGCAATTCCAGCACGGAGCCGCCGATGGCCGCGAGGGAGATCGGCTCATTGTGATAGTCGCTGCGCTGCAACGTGATTCGCCCGGTGGCCGCACCGGTGGTGGGGTCCAGGGCGCGCAGACCGTCGGGGGAGGGGACCAGCAGTTGGCCGGACATCAGGGTGGGGGTGCCGAGCACATTCCCGGCGACCCACATGACGTCGAAGGTGGTGGCGTTCAAGGCGATCAGGGTGTTGCCGGTGAAGACGAACCACTCCGAGCTCAAATGACTCACCAGGGCGTTGTCCGGCAGTGGGGCCGCAAGCTGGTGAATGGCAAGGGGATTGCCGGAGATATCATAAACCGCGAATTGCGGTGGGCTGGTGCCCATTCCGGGCAGGTAGAGTGCGATTCGACTGTCCGACACCGCGATTACCCGTGCGCTCTCGGAGGCGCCGCCGGATTCGGTGAGTACATGGGTGCTGTACTCCTCGGGGGTGGTGCCGTCCTTCGGAGCCGGATTCAGCACGGTCAGGCGGTCGGCGGTGTCCTTGGGGCAGCGCTCCAGTACCGCGATCCGGCTGGGGGCCGAGGCCGCCGACAGCAGGCGGCAGTCGGTACGCGGCTGGGTGCGCGGATTCACCGGGGCGTCGACCTTGCCGTACTCCAGGGTGCGCACCAGATCCGAACGCCACACCTCGAGCCGGTCCGGGCCCTGCGCGAGGGTGTAGGTGCCGTCCACCGAGAGTTCGACGGTGTCGTCCATATAGCTGGAGCGGGCGGTGATGCGCGCCCCGGTCTCGGCATTGAGCAGCGTGGTCTGGCTGCAGCCGCGCTGATCGCGGTAGGTGGCGATGATGGTGCCGAATTGGGATTCGATACCGCACAGCGGCATATCCCGCTGGTACTTCCACACCTGTTCACCGGTGCGCGGATCGCGTCCGGTGACGGTGCCCCCGTCCGCGGTGACCGCCACCCCGCCGTTGGTGATCGCCCGCGCACTCGCGGTATCGGGCGAATTCCACAGCTCGCGCAGGGTGGCGGGCAACTGCTCGGGAGTCGGTGGCGCGGAGAGCGTCTGATCGGTGGTCACCGATTCGGTGCCCCGCGCATCACTGGTCCAACAAATCACCGCTGTCGCGATCACCAGCAGAATGGCGATCGCGACAGCGGTGAGAATATCGGCGCGCGTTCGCCGCTCGGGTGCGAGCACGACAGCGAGAGTAGCCGATCCGGACGGTTACGCCGAGGCGGCTACCTTCCGGGTCCGCTTCTTGGCGGCTGCCTTCGGAGCCTCGACCTCGACAACCTCGGTCTTGCCGCTCTTGGCCCGTGACTTCTTGGCGGGAGCCTCGACCTCGGCGGCCTTGCCGGCCTTCTTGCGTGCGGGAGCCTTGCCGGGCTCAGCCGAAACCTCAACCGCCGCAGCGGTCTTGGCAGTGCGCTTACGAGCGGCCTTGACCGGCTCGGCGGCCACGGCGGCAGCCGAACCGTTGGTGGACGCCTTGGCGGCCTTCTTCTTGGCCGGAGCCTTGACCGGTTCAGCCGTGACCTCGGCCGCCGGAGCAGCCTTGGCGCCCTTGCGGGTCGCCTTCACCGGTTCGGCGACAACCTCGGCCGCGGCCTTGGTGGCGCGCTTGCGCGCCGGAGCCTTGACCGGCTCGGCCGGAACCTCGACTGCCGCGGCCTTCTTGGCGGCGGCCTTCCGAGCGGTCTTCACCGGTTCGGCGACAACCTCGGCGGCGGCCGAACCGTTGGCGGCGGCCTTGGTGGCCCGCTTGCGAACGCTCTTGACCGGCTCGGCCGGGACCTCGGCCACCGCGGCGGTCTTGGCGGCGGCCTTGCGAGCGGCCTTGACCGGCTTGGCGGCGGTGTCGGCGGTTGCCGATTCAGCGGCCGATTCGGTGGCGGCCTTGGTGGCGCGCTTGCGCGCCGGAGCCTTCACCGGCTCGGCCACGGCGGCCTCCGGAGCCGCGGCGGCTTTGGCGGCCCGCTTGCGCGCGGGAGCCTTGACCGGCTCTGTGGTCTCCGTCGCGGCGGTGACCGGGTCGCCGGAGGCCGTTGCGGCGGTGGCGGAGCCGTTCACCGTGACATCGGGGCTGGCCACCGGGCGGCTGGCCCGGCGACGGCCCGTGCTCTTCACGGGGGCAGCCGCGCCCTCCGCGGTGGCGTTCGCTGCGACCGGATCGCCGGAAACTCCCGCGGCAGTGGTGGATTCGTTCGCCACGTCACCGGGTGCCAATGCCGGGCGGCTGGCCCGGCGGCGGCCGGTCGCCCTGGCGGGCGCGGCACTGGTGGCCTCCGCCTCGGCGCCCTGCGCGGCCGGGGTGCCGGTGCCGTTGGTGGCGGCGACCGCCGTATCGGTGGCGACCGGAGTCACCGCTTCGACGGGGTTGCCGTTCACCGGTTCGGCGGCGGGCTTGTCGGCGCGGCGGGCGCGGGTGCGCTTCGCCGGTGCGGTGGCCGGAGCCGTCTCGGTTCCGGCAGCCGCCGAATCCGATTCGGGGGCTGCGGAATCCGTGGCCGGGGTGTCGATGGCGGGTGCCGAACCGTTGGTGCTCTCGCTCGAGCGGACCCGGCGGGTGCGGGTGCGCTTGGCGGGTGCGCCGGTCTCGGCCGAATCTGCCACGGCAGCGGCGGAATTCGCTGTTGCCTCGGCCGGTTCGGCGAAAGCGGCTGCCGGGGTACCGGTTTCAGCGGCGTGGCTGAAGGTGACGGCGGCCGGAGCCTCGGCGATCGGGGTGGCGGCCGACACCTCGGCGGCAATCGAACCTTCGTTGGTGCCGGTCGAAACCTCGGCGGTGGTTACCGAATCCGTGGTGCTGCCGTTCGCGAACTCGCCGTTGTTGCTCGCACCATTGATGTCGGCGGAGCCACGGTTACGGCGGTTGCGGTTGCGGCGACGGCCCTCGCGCACCGGGGCGTCGGTCGACGCGGCGGTGTTGTTCGGCTGCGCCGCGGTGTCGGTCGCTTCGGCCGGGTTGGCTTCGACGGCCGAGGCGGTGTCGCCGGTGGTCTCGGTGGAAACCGTTGTGGCGGTGGCATTGTCGGAGCCGCCACGACCGCGGCGGCGACGGCGGCGACGGCCGGGCTTGTCGGAGCCCTCGGCGTTCGACGCGCTGCCATTGCCATTGGCGGCATTGCCGTTCACGGGCGTGCCATCGGCGGTGCCGCTGTGCAGCGCGGTGCCGTTGACGGTGCTGCCGTTGACCGAATTTCCGTTGGTGGCAGTCGAATTCGAGGTCGTCTCCACCGCATCGCCGGTGCGAGCGCCACGGGTGCGCTTGCGGTTGCGGTTACGCGGGGCGCGGGCTTCGCGCTCGACGACGACCGCTTCCTCATCGCGGACGGCCGGGCGCTTGCGCACCTGGCCGGTGGATCCGGCGGGGATGCCGAGGTCGGCGAACAGGTGTGCGGAGCTGGAGTACGTCTCGACCGGTTCGGGCATACCGAGCTTCAGCGCCTGGTCGATGGAGGCCCAGCGCTTGAGCTCATCCCAGTCGACCAGCGTGACCGCGACGCCGGTGCGGCCCGCGCGACCGGTGCGGCCGATGCGGTGCACGTAGGTCTTCTCGTCCTCGGTGCACTGGTAGTTGATGACGTGCGTGACATCGTCGATATCGATACCGCGCGCGGCGACATCGGTGGCGACGAGCACGTCGATCTTGCCCTCACGGAACTTCTTGAGTGCCTTCTCGCGGGCGATCTGCCCGAGGTCGCCGTGTACCGCGCCGACGGAGAAGCCGCGTTCGGCCAGATCGTCGGCGACCTTCTGCGCGGTGCGCTTGGTGCGCGCGAAAATCATTGTCGCGCCACGGGTTTCGGCCTGCAGAATGCGGGCGACGACCTCGCTCTTGTCCAAAGCGTGTGCGCGGTAGGCGAACTGGGTGATGCGGTCGGTGATGGTGGAGTCGTGCGGCTCCTCGGCCCGAATGTGCGTGGGCCGGTTCAGGAACGTACGCGCCAGCGTGATGATCGGTCCCGGCATGGTGGCCGAGAACAGCATGGTCTGACGCTGGTCCGGGACCATGTTCAGAATGCGCTCGATATCGGGCAGGAAGCCCAGGTCGAGCATCTCGTCGGCCTCGTCGAGCACCAGCACCTGGACCTTGCCCAGGATCAGATGTCCCTGTTCGGCCAGGTCGAGCAGGCGTCCGGGGGTGCCGACCACGACATCGACGCCGTCGCGCAGCGCGGCGATCTGGGTGTCGTACGGCCGTCCGCCGTAGATGGAGGTGACGCGCAGCGGTCGGCCCTCATGGGTCTTGACGTGCTTGCTGGCGTTCTCGAGATCGGAGGTGACCTGCATGCACAGCTCACGCGTCGGCACGATGACCAGTGCGCGCGGAGTGCCGTCCAGCGGAATGGTTCCCGAGGTCTGTGAGGCGATGCGGTGCAGCAGTGGCACACCGAAGCCGAAGGTCTTGCCCATACCGGTGCGGGCCTGACCGATGAGGTCTTCACCGGCCAGCGCGAGCGGCAGGGTGAGTTCCTGAATCGCGAAGGTGCGTTCGATGCCGATTTCGCCGAGCGCGCGCACGATCTCGGGGTTCACGCCCAGTTCGGCGAAGGTGGGGGCGGTGTGGGTTTCGTCGAGCTCCGCGGTCAGCAGCGTGTCGGCCACTCCGGGTTCCTGCTCTACGGTGATCTTGCTCAGGGTACGTGCCTTCCTCGTTTTATCGCGTCTCGCGCGCACGAGGTGTGGGGCGGACCGGTCGGTCCGCGCTGCCACTCGAGCCGCTCATCCTGTCGCCGCTGCGGGATACCCTTTCGGGCATCGACCTGGCGCGGCGGACAAAGTCGCGGATCGGAGTGCGCGCACATTTTCCGTGGACTACGGCCGCCCGAGCACCGGTTCACGGTGTATCCGGCAAACTCGATCGGGCGAAAATTTCCGTTGTCTGCGGAGATTGTAGCGTGATACGGTCTTCCACCATTTTCCTGCCACCGCAATTGCCCGCGATATTGTGCCGATTCGCGTGATTGTACGGTTTACCCGGTTCGTGCCGCCGGTCTTCGCAGCCGCGTTAAGGATTGTGCCGCACCGGGATTGGCTCGGCCGGGGGTCGAGTCCACCAGGTCGGAAGTTGGATTGCTCACATAGGTGTTACAAGATGTAGCAGTATGTGCGAAGTTGTGCGGGTGAGCTTGGCAGACACCGTGAGCACCGCCGCGCGCAATGCGTGGGCCCTGACCTTCGGCGCCGGAATCGGGGTACCCGAACCCACGCCGTCAACGGTCCTTTCCGATGCGCCGCACCGGGAATTGCGCCGCTATGACGGCGCCGCGGCGGGCGATCCGGCGGTGCTGCTGGTGCCGCCGCTGGCCGCACCGGCATTCTGTTTCGATCTGAGCCCGGAGCAGAGCATGGCCCGGTTCCTGTTGGAGTCCGGCCGTGCGCCCTACCTGGTCGACTACGGCGACATCACCTTCGACGATCGCCGTATGGGCTTCGAGGATTGGATCGACGACATCCTGCCCGAGGCGATTCGCCAGGTCTCCGCCGATCGCGGCGGTCAACCGGTGGATCTGGTGGGCTGGTCCATCGGCGGCGTGCTGGCGCTGCTGACCGCGGCCGCCGATCCGACGCTGCCGATCCGCTCCATCACCGCGGTCGGGGCCCCGCTGAGCTACAACCACATGGTGGGCGTGCGGGAATTGCGCGCACTGGCTCGCCTCGACGGCGGCCGTACCGCGACGGCCGCGATTCGCGCTGTCGGCGGCGTCTCGGCGCAGCTGACCCGGATCGCCTATCGCGCCACCGCATGGGATCGAGAACTCAAGCGCCCCTTCTTCATTGCGAGCAATCTGACCGATACCGCCACGCTGGAGCGGATGGAGACGATCGACCGTTTCCAGAACTCGCTGCCCGGATATCCGGGGCGTTTCTACAACCAGCTGTGGGGCCGGTTCATGTTGAACAATGACATCGGCAAGGGTGTGGTGCGTTTCGGCGATCGCGAAATCGCGCTCGCCGATGTCACTGTTCCGGTGCTGCTGGTCGGCGGGCCCACCGATGCGATTACCGCGGCCGCCGCGGTGGAGCACGGCACGGTCACGCTGACCGGATCACCGCAGGTGCGGTACGAGACCGCACCCGGTTCTCACCTCGGCATTCTGATCGCCCGGGAAACCACCTGGTCGTACCTGGACAAATTCCTGCGGGATTTCGCCTAAATCCCGGGAATCGTTGGGAACGGCCGTCTTTCGGGCCATGACTCCTGGGTCAGGGTGCCCAGCCGGTACTTGGGCACCAGGACGTCGGCGATCTCGCGGCCGATGAGTTCGTACACCGCCTGGGTGGGGTGTGCGAGATCGCTGGTGGTGAGCGCCCTGCGGATGGCGGGCGGAGTCGGATCGGTCATGCCGAGGTACAGCACCGGTCCGTGATCCTGAGCCAGCGGCGTGAGGTTGAACTGCTTCGGATTGTTCGAGACGACCTGCATCCATTCGGACATGGGCACGAAGGAGATATTCGGTGCGAACGCGCCGAGTCCGTCTTTGGGCGGTACCCAATGCGCGGCCAGCTGGCGCAGGGCGGCGTTGAACGCCTCGACATTGCGCACCGCCTTGGCCACCGAGTCCTCGCCTTTGTCGGCGGCCTTGTCCTGGAAGCGGATCGAGACCAGCGGACTGGGCAGATCGATCAGGACGAAGTGCTCGAAGGACGGGTTGGTCGGGAACGAATCGCAGATCTCGTTGACCAGTTCATTGATCTCGCGCACCAGTGGCCGCACGCCGGTGCCGGGTCTATCGGTCGTTCCCGGATTGTCCGGGACCTCGCGCTTGGCGGTGATGAGATCGTTGAGCCCGATCCAGATGATGTGCAGGGTGTGCCCGGTGACGAACTGATTCTGTTCGATCAGCTTGCGGCGGGCATTGATGTAGGTCGAGACCTGATCCTTCAGATATCCGAGCGCACCGGCCTTGGGCTTCCAGTCCGAGGCCGCGATGGCGCCGCCCTCGGCGTAGTTGGCGTATTTCACCGGTGCGAGATCGCCGAAGTCGGTGCGCAGGATCAGTGAATCGGTGGTCAGCGTGCGATGTGGTGCGGTGGCGTACTCGGTGTTCTTCTTATCGCCGCGGATGAGTGGTTCCCCGCCCATCCATTCGACGAGGTAGTCGGCCCAGTTCTTGCCGTCGCTGTAGCGACCGACCTCATTGGTGCGCATCATGCCGGCGGCGCGGGCGAACATTCCCGCGGGCGCTTCGCGCTTGATGCCGATATCGGACAGGCTGTCGCCCAGGACGATGAGATTCTGAATTGCTGTGGGCATGTGAGTTCTCCGCCGGTGTTCCGTACCGGTAGCCCCGCATCTTATCGGGCAAGGCATCGGTGTGATCATGAAAATTGTTGTGGCACAGTACTTTCCGAGCTATTCGAGAGTACGCCGGGTGATGTGTCACCGATGGGTGAATGGCGTTCATCCGCGCGGACTAGGGTGTGGTTCATGGGAGCAAATTCGTCTACCGCGCTGGGCGACGCATCGGAATCTGCCGACGCGCGGATCGCCGCCACACATCCCGGGGTCGCCGACCTCTTCGCGGTCCTCGCCTACGGTGAGATCTCCGCCTTCTACCGTCTGGCCGAAGAGGCCAAATTGTCGCCGTCGCTGCGCGGCAAGGTCGCCGTCGCCAAGATGGCGGCCAATGAGATGGGTCATTTCGAGACCCTCGAGAAAGCGCTCGCCGAACGCGGTGCGGATGTCTTCGACGCCATGGCCCCGTTCGTGCGCGCACTGGACGCCTATCACGCCTCCACCGACCCCTCCACCTGGTTGGAGTCGATGGTGAAGTTCTACGTCGGTGACGGCATCGCCGCCGACTTCTACACCGA is a genomic window containing:
- a CDS encoding biotin/lipoyl-binding carrier protein — protein: MAEEVLAEMVSTVYQIVASVGDQVKEGDTLVILESMKMEIPVVAEADGTVASINVKPGDVIQKDDLIAVIA
- a CDS encoding sensor histidine kinase, producing the protein MSTLSDLLAEHTDLPGAAVDHLQRVVGDWQLLADLSFADLHLWVGTGPITDGADVVCVAQCRPTTAPTVHPEDLVGSLANKDAFPQIFEALLTSDIVRVDTDAEVAGVYHPHPVHAIREAIPVRVGDDVIAILGRDTDVQRRKMRSSLEIAYMACADDLCQMVADGTFPALEDRTGAHSSPRAGDGFIRLDTDGIVVYASPNALSAYHRMGLQNDLVGQDLALTTRSLITDPFDAQEVVGDIQAALAGKAGRRMEVEARGATVLLRTLVLRPNGELAGAAVLVRDVTEVKRRDRALLSKDATIREIHHRVKNNLQTVAALLRLQARRTENEEARLALTESVRRVTSIASVHEMLSMSVDEEVDLDEVVDRLLPIMADVATVHTARIKVRRAGSLGVFSAERATPLVMVLTELVQNAIEHAFDAGENGTVTIRSERSARWLDVIISDDGRGLPDGFSLEASDRLGLQIVRTLVTAELGGSIGLHPGADIGTDAVLRVPLGRRSAR
- a CDS encoding WhiB family transcriptional regulator, yielding MDWRHKAICRDEDPELFFPVGNSGPALAQIADAKLVCARCPVTADCLSWALKSGQDAGVWGGMSEDERRALKRRNARTRTRTVV
- a CDS encoding diacylglycerol/lipid kinase family protein — protein: MRTLLIVNPNATSTTPATRDLLAHALESRTQLTVVHTERRGHAAELARWAADTRMDLIVVHGGDGTVNETVNGFLPLPHEPQREWLPRLGVIPGGSANVFARSLGIEQDPVTATNQLIDLLTAEADRRIGLGLADDRWFCFSAGVGLDADVCEAIDAKRANGKAATPARYLRTTVKQFFKAARSLPQVRLEIPGHEPVTDVHYAFVTNTSPWTYLDNTPVRTNPGTTFESGLGVFAMRTMGIVPTLLIARQLLANDGNPKGHKLFREDDVPSVRVEATEPIGLQIDGDFIGRRNMVNFTAAPDILDVVAPKP
- a CDS encoding GNAT family N-acetyltransferase is translated as MIRRATPADIPALVGLVYDLAEYEKLRSECTLTEEQLETALFGPNPAVFAHVAEGPGDSGVVGCAIWFLNYSTWTGVHGIYLEDLYVKPETRGLGFGRDLLAALAREAVEQGYSRVDWSVLDWNEPSINFYRSIGAVAQDEWTGYRLAGGALARLAAHADD
- a CDS encoding acid phosphatase; the protein is MIEYVSAPEKRLILLRHGETEWSAARRHTGRTDIPLTPNGEEQALAAGKLLAGLGLRDPLVFSSPRRRALRTAELAGLTDVHIDDDLVEWDYGEYEGLTTLEIQRMSPDWTVWTGVTPEGETAGQVRKRADHVLATVIPELATRDVVLVGHGHFSRVLIARWAEFDVVEGRRFFLSTAAVTVLGYDYQARTVLAHNLVPQLEGTDR
- a CDS encoding Rv3212 family protein, translating into MLAPERRTRADILTAVAIAILLVIATAVICWTSDARGTESVTTDQTLSAPPTPEQLPATLRELWNSPDTASARAITNGGVAVTADGGTVTGRDPRTGEQVWKYQRDMPLCGIESQFGTIIATYRDQRGCSQTTLLNAETGARITARSSYMDDTVELSVDGTYTLAQGPDRLEVWRSDLVRTLEYGKVDAPVNPRTQPRTDCRLLSAASAPSRIAVLERCPKDTADRLTVLNPAPKDGTTPEEYSTHVLTESGGASESARVIAVSDSRIALYLPGMGTSPPQFAVYDISGNPLAIHQLAAPLPDNALVSHLSSEWFVFTGNTLIALNATTFDVMWVAGNVLGTPTLMSGQLLVPSPDGLRALDPTTGAATGRITLQRSDYHNEPISLAAIGGSVLELRGGKLYALGTG
- a CDS encoding alpha/beta fold hydrolase, with protein sequence MSLADTVSTAARNAWALTFGAGIGVPEPTPSTVLSDAPHRELRRYDGAAAGDPAVLLVPPLAAPAFCFDLSPEQSMARFLLESGRAPYLVDYGDITFDDRRMGFEDWIDDILPEAIRQVSADRGGQPVDLVGWSIGGVLALLTAAADPTLPIRSITAVGAPLSYNHMVGVRELRALARLDGGRTATAAIRAVGGVSAQLTRIAYRATAWDRELKRPFFIASNLTDTATLERMETIDRFQNSLPGYPGRFYNQLWGRFMLNNDIGKGVVRFGDREIALADVTVPVLLVGGPTDAITAAAAVEHGTVTLTGSPQVRYETAPGSHLGILIARETTWSYLDKFLRDFA